In Ipomoea triloba cultivar NCNSP0323 chromosome 7, ASM357664v1, a single genomic region encodes these proteins:
- the LOC116025696 gene encoding probable LRR receptor-like serine/threonine-protein kinase At2g24230, with translation MGLGVLASFLVVFAVCFRPLVCQQPNTDGFYVSDFLKKMGFSSPQIENLSAHFCAWEGVFCDAERVAVVKLVASGLGLSGVVPENTIGKLAKLESLDLSDNGITGLPSDVWSLGSLRSFNLSKNLVSGNLPSNIGNFGQLESLDLSFNNFSGSIPEAMSSLERLQVLNLSRNRFESRIPFGIMNCQALVSLDLSENKLGDSLHDGFGEAFPNLQFLNLAGNGIQGKGSDLSGMVSLTYLNISSNLFQGSVFGVFDVFEGALVVIDLSRNQFQGNISEVNFSSSFNWSSLVYLDLSENQITGEFFPQLNDAWSLKHVNLAYNRFTPREFPHIDMLSGLEYVNFSGTNLIGEIPSGLSTLSSLKALDLSRNHLSSRIPSLNTKTLQILDVSYNNLSGDIPLSLIEIIPSMERFNFSYNNLTFCASDIPPAVLHSAFIGSSNGCPIAANPDLLNKKAPSHRGFKLALALTFSMVFMLLGLLILAFGCRRKTTIWAVKQNSYKEDQQHISGPFSFQTDSTLWVADVKQANSVPVVIFEKPLLNFTFADLLSATSNFDRDTLLAEGRFGPVYRGFLPGGNHVAVKVLVHGSTMTDQEAVRELEYLGRIKHPNLVPLTGYCLAGDQRIAIYHYMENGNLQNLLHDLPLGVQTTEDWSTDMWEEEDVNGIQNVRSDGLLTTWRFRHKIALGTARALAFLHHGCSPPIIHRDVKASSVYLDMNLEPRLSDFGLAKIFGYSLEDEITNGSPGYTPPECLQPAEMCSPNAITPKSDVYGFGVVLFELITGKKPVGDDYPEDKDSNLVSWVRGLVKKSQASRAIDPKVRGTGPETEMVEALKIGYLCTAEHPSKRPSMQQIVGLLKDIESTTAQ, from the coding sequence ATGGGATTGGGAGTTCTTGCTtcttttttggttgtttttGCTGTGTGTTTTAGGCCATTGGTTTGCCAACAGCCCAACACTGACGGGTTCTATGTGTCTGATTTCTTGAAAAAGATGGGTTTCAGTTCTCCTCAAATTGAAAACCTTTCTGCTCACTTTTGTGCCTGGGAAGGTGTGTTTTGTGATGCTGAAAGAGTGGCTGTTGTGAAATTGGTGGCCAGTGGTTTAGGCCTATCTGGGGTGGTTCCTGAGAACACCATTGGGAAACTTGCAAAGCTTGAGTCTTTGGATCTGAGTGATAATGGCATCACTGGCCTGCCTTCTGATGTTTGGAGTTTGGGTTCTTTGAGGTCTTTTAACCTCTCAAAGAATCTAGTCTCTGGGAATCTCCCCAGTAACATAGGCAATTTTGGGCAACTTGAAAGTTTGGACCTTTCTTTCAACAATTTCTCTGGGAGCATTCCAGAGGCCATGAGCTCCCTTGAAAGATTGCAGGTTCTTAATCTCAGCCGAAATCGGTTTGAGTCCAGGATTCCTTTTGGGATTATGAATTGCCAGGCCTTGGTTTCCCTTGATCTTTCGGAGAACAAGCTCGGTGACTCTCTTCATGACGGTTTTGGTGAGGCATTCCCCAATCTCCAGTTCTTGAATCTTGCTGGAAATGGGATTCAGGGGAAGGGCTCTGATCTTTCCGGGATGGTTTCTCTTACCTATCTCAACATTTCCAGCAATTTGTTCCAGGGTTCTGTTTTTGGCGTTTTCGACGTTTTCGAGGGGGCATTGGTGGTGATTGATCTGAGCAGAAACCAGTTCCAAGGCAACATTTCTGAGGTAAATTTCAGCTCAAGCTTCAACTGGTCTAGTTTAGTTTATCTGGATTTATCTGAGAATCAGATTACTGGAGAATTTTTCCCCCAGTTGAATGATGCCTGGAGTTTGAAACACGTAAATCTTGCTTACAATAGATTCACTCCCCGGGAATTTCCACATATTGATATGCTTTCTGGTTTAGAGTATGTGAATTTCTCTGGAACCAATTTGATTGGTGAAATTCCCAGTGGCCTCTCAACCCTAAGTAGCTTGAAAGCGCTTGACCTTTCTAGGAACCATCTTAGCAGTCGAATTCCCTCGTTGAACACAAAAACGCTTCAAATTCTTGATGTTTCGTACAACAATTTGAGTGGTGACATCCCTTTATCACTTATAGAGATAATCCCGTCAATGGAGAGGTTCAACTTCTCCTACAATAACTTAACCTTTTGTGCCTCTGATATTCCCCCGGCTGTCCTCCACTCCGCCTTCATTGGATCATCGAATGGATGTCCCATTGCTGCTAACCCTGATCTCTTGAATAAAAAAGCTCCAAGCCATCGGGGATTCAAGCTTGCTTTAGCTTTAACGTTTTCCATGGTGTTTATGCTTCTCGGCCTGTTGATTTTAGCTTTTGGTTGTCGTCGTAAGACCACAATTTGGGCAGTGAAGCAGAATTCATACAAGGAAGATCAGCAGCATATATCTGGCCCCTTCTCGTTTCAGACTGATTCGACCTTGTGGGTTGCTGATGTTAAACAAGCTAACTCGGTCCCTGTAGTGATCTTTGAGAAACCGTTGCTCAATTTCACATTTGCTGACCTCTTGTCTGCAACGTCTAATTTCGACCGAGACACGTTGTTGGCTGAGGGGAGGTTCGGGCCTGTTTATAGAGGGTTTTTGCCCGGTGGGAATCATGTGGCTGTTAAAGTTTTGGTTCACGGTTCAACTATGACTGACCAAGAAGCTGTAAGGGAGCTCGAGTATCTCGGGCGGATTAAACATCCCAACCTTGTCCCGCTCACCGGATACTGCTTGGCTGGGGACCAAAGAATTGCCATTTATCATTACATGGAGAACGGGAATTTGCAAAATTTGCTTCACGACTTGCCACTCGGTGTTCAAACTACAGAAGATTGGAGCACAGATATGTGGGAAGAAGAAGACGTTAATGGTATTCAGAATGTGAGGTCTGATGGGCTGCTAACCACTTGGCGATTCAGGCATAAAATAGCTCTAGGTACTGCCAGGGCTCTCGCGTTTCTCCACCATGGCTGCTCACCGCCTATTATACATAGAGACGTGAAGGCTAGCAGCGTTTATCTCGATATGAACTTGGAGCCTAGACTATCTGATTTCGGGCTAGCTAAAATCTTCGGTTACAGTCTCGAAGATGAGATCACTAATGGTTCCCCTGGATATACACCGCCCGAGTGTCTTCAGCCAGCTGAAATGTGTTCCCCAAACGCAATTACGCCTAAATCTGATGTTTACGGGTTTGGAGTTGTCCTTTTTGAGCTAATAACCGGGAAAAAGCCCGTTGGAGACGATTATCCAGAAGATAAAGACAGCAATTTGGTTAGCTGGGTTCGAGGATTAGTGAAGAAGAGCCAGGCCTCGAGAGCTATTGATCCAAAAGTTCGTGGAACTGGACCCGAAACTGAAATGGTCGAGGCCTTGAAGATCGGCTATCTATGCACAGCAGAACATCCTTCAAAGCGGCCAAGTATGCAGCAGATAGTTGGTCTCCTCAAGGATATCGAAAGCACCACAGCACAATAA